A region of Malaciobacter marinus DNA encodes the following proteins:
- a CDS encoding sensor histidine kinase, translating to MIKINSLNSKIFLSFFILGIFLLSLFFLQVIPQMNKEEKKHTIKQIENMIYLTNQQIKLVMRSKKNNGEIRKEELKSIIEHEAIRITNRLNLDNSIYKIKDKSYQFSSKKISCNTSILNSNKHTLFQLKDESFKEFKDELKDSTFLRRDIKNKYICSTGIRKLYYTKKIKKHNKFLVISCDIDNFSTKGEEFELKLKKEIQKSFSLLDSFHKGKAYLMWLNPNIKDDKPLYSKEDKYLNEKYCLSKISNFTFPKTGDLTPKEIIQAIDKEPINHLLNGKKSLTWVKSINLNENEYFLYLVTIYEKDFLKHVGLAYLSIIPAAIISFFIAIVVALIIFNRLFKSINILKDVAFKVNKGEKNIRSNIKGKDDIAVLAKAFDNMLDSIEENISLLDKKVEIKTKLLSDSLKEKETLLKEIHHRVKNNLAITIDLIKLEKSKIKDKKTKDTLTNIQEKIFVMELLHRKLYESKDLNLIPLKNFIEDICQDLTASYFVEEKISINTDIEQVHMNIDYALPLGLIITELITNSFKYAFKDKGEIFVSLKKSAKKYILEVKDNGKGLNENIDVNNTKTLGFQIISNITKGQLSSKLEYFYEKGANFQIIFEIKR from the coding sequence ATGATTAAAATAAACTCTTTAAACTCAAAAATTTTCTTAAGCTTTTTTATTTTAGGTATTTTTTTATTGTCTTTATTTTTCTTGCAAGTTATTCCTCAAATGAATAAAGAGGAAAAAAAGCATACAATAAAGCAAATAGAGAATATGATATATCTAACTAATCAACAAATAAAACTTGTTATGCGTTCAAAAAAGAATAATGGAGAAATAAGAAAAGAAGAGTTGAAATCTATAATTGAACATGAAGCAATTAGAATCACAAATAGATTAAATTTAGATAATTCAATATATAAAATAAAAGATAAATCATATCAGTTTAGTTCAAAAAAGATTAGTTGTAATACTTCTATTTTAAATAGTAATAAACATACTCTTTTTCAATTAAAAGATGAGAGTTTCAAAGAGTTTAAAGATGAATTAAAAGATTCAACTTTTTTAAGAAGAGATATAAAAAATAAATATATATGTTCAACTGGAATAAGAAAATTATACTATACAAAAAAGATTAAAAAACATAATAAATTTTTAGTTATCTCTTGTGATATAGATAATTTTTCTACAAAAGGTGAAGAGTTTGAATTAAAATTAAAAAAAGAGATACAAAAGAGCTTTTCATTGCTTGATAGTTTTCATAAAGGTAAAGCGTACTTAATGTGGCTTAATCCAAATATAAAAGATGATAAACCTTTATATAGTAAAGAAGATAAATATTTAAATGAAAAATATTGTTTGAGCAAAATATCAAATTTTACATTTCCCAAAACAGGAGATTTGACACCTAAAGAGATTATTCAAGCTATTGATAAAGAACCAATAAATCATTTACTAAATGGAAAAAAGAGTTTAACATGGGTAAAAAGTATTAATTTAAATGAAAATGAATATTTTTTATATCTTGTAACAATTTATGAAAAAGATTTTTTAAAACATGTAGGTTTAGCTTATCTGAGTATAATTCCTGCTGCAATTATCTCCTTTTTTATCGCAATAGTTGTTGCCCTTATTATATTTAATAGACTTTTTAAAAGTATAAATATTTTAAAAGATGTTGCATTTAAAGTTAATAAAGGAGAAAAAAATATAAGAAGTAATATAAAAGGTAAAGATGATATTGCAGTACTTGCAAAAGCTTTTGATAATATGCTGGACTCTATAGAAGAGAATATTTCACTTTTAGATAAAAAAGTTGAAATTAAAACAAAACTTTTAAGTGATTCTTTGAAAGAAAAAGAGACTTTACTAAAAGAGATACATCATAGAGTAAAAAATAATTTAGCAATTACAATAGATTTAATTAAATTAGAAAAATCAAAAATCAAAGATAAAAAGACAAAAGATACTTTAACAAATATACAAGAGAAAATTTTTGTAATGGAACTACTTCATAGAAAATTATATGAATCTAAAGATTTAAATCTTATTCCTTTGAAAAATTTTATTGAAGACATTTGCCAAGATTTAACTGCTAGCTATTTTGTTGAAGAAAAAATATCTATTAATACGGATATTGAGCAAGTACATATGAATATTGATTATGCATTACCTTTAGGTCTTATAATAACTGAGCTAATAACAAATAGTTTTAAATATGCTTTTAAAGATAAAGGAGAAATATTTGTAAGTTTAAAAAAAAGTGCTAAAAAGTATATTTTGGAAGTAAAAGATAATGGAAAAGGTCTTAATGAAAATATAGATGTTAATAATACTAAAACTTTAGGTTTTCAAATAATTTCAAATATTACAAAAGGACAATTATCTAGTAAACTTGAATATTTCTATGAAAAAGGAGCTAACTTTCAAATCATTTTTGAGATTAAAAGATAG
- a CDS encoding response regulator codes for MTKIPNILKKDIEILIVEDETILAMGIKLTLNEFGYSVCGIETSADDAIQHVKKQKPDLIFMDIHLKDNSSGIKAAKYIWQYYKIPIIFLTSYTDDKTIKEAMQSEPYGYLVKPYKDKELEVTIQTALNKHNYFFKHKSNLDKEKKHIFKFENEIIYDKTNSVVTKQSNYLKLTGNETRLLEILSDTPTQPVPFEKIQNYIYRDEINDIGRLRALIYRLKQKFEINFIENVFDLGYKLKLLDD; via the coding sequence ATGACAAAAATTCCAAATATTTTAAAAAAAGATATAGAAATTTTAATTGTAGAAGATGAAACAATATTAGCAATGGGTATAAAACTTACTTTAAATGAGTTTGGTTATAGTGTTTGTGGTATAGAAACAAGTGCAGATGATGCAATACAGCATGTAAAAAAACAAAAACCAGATTTAATTTTTATGGATATTCATCTAAAAGATAACTCTTCAGGAATAAAAGCAGCTAAGTATATTTGGCAATACTATAAAATTCCAATTATCTTTTTAACTTCTTATACAGATGATAAAACAATCAAAGAAGCAATGCAAAGTGAACCATATGGCTATTTAGTTAAACCATATAAAGATAAAGAGTTAGAAGTAACAATTCAAACTGCACTAAATAAACATAACTATTTTTTTAAACATAAAAGTAATTTAGATAAAGAAAAAAAACATATTTTTAAATTTGAAAATGAAATTATTTATGATAAAACAAATTCAGTTGTAACTAAACAAAGTAACTATTTAAAATTAACAGGAAATGAGACAAGACTTTTAGAGATTTTAAGTGATACTCCTACTCAACCAGTACCTTTTGAAAAAATACAGAACTATATTTATAGGGATGAAATTAATGATATAGGTAGATTAAGAGCATTAATATATAGACTTAAACAAAAATTTGAAATTAATTTCATAGAGAATGTATTTGATTTAGGTTACAAATTAAAACTATTAGATGATTAA
- a CDS encoding TonB-dependent receptor, whose translation MNQNKKIILSFCAITLLTSNIYAKEKIEPKEEISYGEITVTGEKIDKTLLETTTAISVFDEKTINIGNYKKIENIVEQLPNVVLSDLGVPNIRGIDSTGVSKGTKSLMAGARPRVNTIIDGVNNTWIGVNYISGELWDLEQIEVLKGTQSTTQGRNSIGGSIIMKTKDPTFDFEGKIKTAFENQENKNQLAAVISGPLIEDQLAFRLAVDRNSGDGYIKYKNFKNNDRLNESTNTNLRAKLLYLPKSMENLSLKFTLNHREAEGGYLNFVTNPKDYVFEASKANRTNSRYHDSKDKTYITNIDYIINDDISLQTQLSFKDYNSEITQVPSPLKVFVDEKSKTFESKLIYKKPFIKGVAGVYYYDRDQDIDAHLPKPSYFPLHLGNDEIKSISFYTDNTIALNNSFDLLLGARLEKENQKRDSVSWGANLKKDIDETIFLPKIGLAYKPSTESMISLVAQKGYNQGGGSLDWDDLKYYEYDKEEVNSYELTYRTYLNDKKINLSSNIFYNDFDGFQADAANRFRNLSKVESYGLETQIDAQITDKFNIFAAIGLLKTKISNSVKEAKELEGNELSTTPTYSANLGFTHKIHNNLEWGGNVSFTDDYYSDNENTQKLDGYTLVNLHASYTYKDFTFRTYVNNLTDEEVIYKAETNRTTVGSPRVIGAALEYKF comes from the coding sequence ATGAATCAAAATAAAAAAATTATTTTGTCTTTTTGTGCTATTACTTTATTAACAAGCAATATATATGCAAAAGAAAAAATAGAGCCAAAAGAAGAAATCTCTTATGGAGAAATAACAGTAACTGGTGAAAAGATAGATAAAACACTTCTTGAAACTACAACTGCTATATCAGTTTTTGATGAAAAAACAATAAATATAGGTAATTATAAAAAAATTGAGAATATCGTTGAACAATTACCAAATGTAGTTTTAAGTGATTTAGGTGTTCCAAATATTAGAGGTATAGACTCTACTGGAGTTTCAAAGGGAACAAAAAGTTTAATGGCAGGTGCAAGACCAAGAGTAAATACAATAATAGATGGAGTTAATAATACATGGATTGGAGTTAATTATATTAGTGGGGAATTATGGGATTTAGAACAAATTGAAGTTTTAAAAGGTACTCAATCTACTACTCAAGGAAGAAATTCAATTGGTGGTTCTATAATAATGAAAACAAAAGATCCAACTTTTGATTTTGAAGGTAAAATTAAAACTGCTTTTGAAAACCAAGAGAATAAAAATCAATTAGCTGCAGTAATTTCTGGACCATTAATTGAAGATCAATTAGCTTTTAGATTAGCAGTTGATAGAAATAGTGGTGATGGATATATTAAATATAAAAATTTTAAAAATAATGATAGATTAAATGAATCAACAAATACAAACCTTAGAGCAAAACTACTTTATCTTCCAAAATCAATGGAAAATTTATCTTTAAAATTTACCTTAAATCATAGAGAAGCAGAAGGTGGATATTTAAACTTTGTAACAAATCCAAAAGATTATGTATTTGAAGCAAGTAAAGCAAATAGAACAAACTCAAGATATCACGATTCAAAAGATAAAACATATATTACAAATATTGATTATATTATAAATGATGACATAAGCTTACAAACGCAACTTTCATTTAAAGATTATAATAGTGAAATAACACAAGTACCAAGTCCTTTAAAAGTTTTTGTTGATGAGAAAAGTAAAACATTTGAAAGTAAATTAATATACAAAAAACCATTTATAAAAGGTGTTGCAGGAGTTTACTATTATGATAGAGACCAAGATATAGATGCACACTTACCAAAACCATCATACTTTCCTTTACATTTAGGTAATGATGAAATTAAATCTATCTCATTTTATACAGATAATACTATTGCTTTAAATAATAGTTTTGATTTATTATTAGGTGCAAGATTAGAAAAAGAGAATCAAAAAAGAGATTCAGTATCTTGGGGTGCAAATTTAAAAAAAGATATTGATGAAACAATATTTTTGCCAAAAATCGGCTTAGCATATAAACCTTCAACTGAATCTATGATTAGTTTAGTTGCACAAAAAGGATATAACCAAGGTGGTGGTTCATTAGATTGGGATGATTTAAAATATTATGAATATGATAAAGAAGAAGTTAATTCATATGAATTAACTTATAGAACTTATCTAAATGATAAAAAAATCAATTTAAGTTCAAATATATTTTATAATGATTTTGATGGCTTCCAAGCAGATGCTGCAAATAGATTTAGAAATCTTTCAAAAGTTGAAAGTTATGGTTTAGAAACTCAAATAGATGCACAAATAACAGACAAATTTAATATCTTTGCTGCTATTGGGCTTTTAAAAACAAAAATAAGTAATAGTGTAAAAGAAGCGAAAGAGTTAGAAGGAAATGAACTATCAACAACACCTACTTATAGTGCAAACTTAGGCTTTACTCATAAAATACATAATAATCTTGAATGGGGTGGTAATGTAAGTTTTACAGATGATTATTACTCAGATAATGAAAATACTCAAAAGTTAGATGGATATACATTAGTTAATTTACATGCAAGCTATACATATAAAGATTTTACATTTAGAACATATGTAAATAATCTTACTGATGAAGAAGTAATCTATAAAGCTGAAACAAATAGAACAACAGTTGGTTCTCCAAGAGTAATAGGAGCTGCACTTGAGTATAAATTTTAA